The genomic stretch gcagtttccagaagttcaactcgaggacgagctgtttgagaaggcggggagagatgttatggtcggtcTGACCTATACAAGAAGCCCATtagtggctagttgtgggcttagcccaataaattagggtttagtggaggtcgtcctcctatataaacacatgtATCCCTTCATGATTAACCAGACAAATATTTAGTATCatactgtctcgtctcctgaagggagacgggagaccccctgcgcccagccgcacccaaccctagccgccgcctccttcctccgcgacggcgcccagccgccggcgccgagccctccagcctctccgtcctcacttccacccttacaacctccgccctagacccggtagaaccctaacCCCTACCAATAGTACTAGCTGTGATGGATTTTATAAAAGGCAAAAATCAAGTTATGCTGTTGCACAGAAGTTCAGAAGTTCTGTTTACGATCAATCATGTATTTGTGAATGAAGTACTACTAACTGGGCGGAGCTGATGGTCGGCTCTTTCTATGAAGGTGGAAAAAGCCCAGTTAAAGGTGATATACTTGTGATTGCAGGCGCCACCCTTTATTCCATTAGCAATGTCAGTGAGGTAAGATATCGATCTCAATTGCATAGAAATGGTCTTTGTACAGTAGTTTCAAGACCAATAGAGCTGATTTTGTATGAATATCTTATACCAGAACCTATCCTAAATTTCACTTCTTTGTTATCCAACACGAGTAGCTGAAAGATTTAGTGGGTGGCTGGAAGGTGAAGATTTTAAGTTAGTCATATTACCCGTGTTATGATGATTTTCTCGTTTTTTTATTCATATAATAACTCATGTCAGCTCCTGGTTTATATGTACAAATAACTTCGATCACTAGAGAACAGATCCTTCAGTAtgtgttttcttcttcttttggttCCAGGAGTTTCTGGTCAAAGCTGGTGACCGAATTGAGTTGATGGGGATGCTGGGACTATTTGGCGCTATCATCAGTGCTTGCCAAATGTATCCTATACTTCTATTTTGTGAATATGCATTGTGCTTTACCATTTTCGCTTTGGTAAGTAGTGTTTTACCATTTTTTTGCGTTGCTAAGCTGTGTTATTTATGTAACTGCTTATCCAGAATCGTATTTGAACGCAACGAGATAAAATCAATCCAATGGAGTACTGATGCTGTAAGTATCCCTCCCTCTGTCAACGTAAAAGTATTTTGTTCCAAGAACTAACACGTAAAACCATCTAATACTGTTTTGTTGTCAGGTGGTACCGTTTATCGGGTTTGCAGTCGCGATGTTCATGTTATACTCTCTGGTCCCGATTCTACTGAAGGTATGTCGCGGGAAAAAAATTCAAGTTTCAGCAAGCACATGGTTGCTGCTCCTGATTTTCACTTCTCACATCTGTGCCACCAAGTGCAGATCAGTGGCTCCACATTGCTGAACCTTTCACTACTGACCTCAGACATGTGGGCTATTCTCATCCGTGTCTTCGCCTACCATGAGAAGGTCTGATCACCGGTCCCCCACATTTTGTCTTACATATAGCCAGCAATTAAGAGCAGCTTCCTTTCCAGGTCGACTGGATGTACTATGTAGCATTTGGTGCCGTTGCTGTTGGACTGGTTACTTATTCTAGGTACTCACTCACCTGTTTTACACCCAATCTTATCTCACCCAGCTATTTTCATGTGATCTTTGTGTTTGTGACGACACTTAGCTTGTCTAAAACCTCCATTGTTCCCTTTTGCTTCCTAATGTTACCATATCAATGTAGCGATACAAACAACGACCAACGACAGGGACATGTTGGCGAGGCTGGCCAATGTGGaggggatctgcctgatgaggagGCTGCTAGCGGTCCGCAATGCCTAGATGCTGCATCATTGGACAGCCGAAGATTCGAAGATGGTAAAATTTCCTACAACTGACAGTTCTAAACAGCCACCTGGTTGAAATGGTGGAGGAAATAACCCATGTTAATGGGAACTCCCTTTTTTTTTATCATAAGTTAACGGGAGCTCtatttgtgttgaaggcaaaggcCATTATCATGCCCTCGTCAATGACGAGCGTAAAGCACAAGAAGATACGAGAGTACCTCGGGAGTAACTAGGAAATGCAGGCTGGGACCGCAGAATGGCAGCAAATAATGCAGCTGGATGCAATGCAACATTGCTATCCTctctttgtttcttttgttccTACATACCACATGTGCAAATAACCCTGTTCGGATTTCTTTTATGTAATTGGGCAAGGATGTAAGCAGAGCTCTAGACTGTTACACAGGATTTTTCCCAGACTGCCAAGGAAATTGAACTGTTACCAAAATCCTATTGTTGGAACATATAAGTCAACATTTAGCCATGCCGTCAGCAACAGTTCACAACATGAATTCTGAAAGAGCAGATTGAGATTTTGCAAGAGTCACGCCATTTCTGAATCTGATTGCATTCATGCTTGGAAGCTGAGATTTCAATCCTATACAGAATGTAACTTCCATCACGACAACAAATCATTTGCTAGAATAAGACAAACTATAAAAGCAGATCGTATGAAAGCTGATTAGCTTCAGCATGCACTTGACACGCTAACATCAACAAAGCTTTCAGTAACACACAATTGCGTTGGATAGAAACTGAACAAGGTAAAGGAAGGTTACAAATATACTACAATAAATCTTTGGACCCAATAAAATTATGACTGGACATTACAGGCTCCATCATCCGCGTTCATGGTAGCTTGAGAAGCTACGGAGTGAACCATAGACGGATGAAGGACAAGAGTGAAGCATTCTCCCACAACAACCAACCCATGCTGGCATACTCGATGTAAGATTGTATGCTACCAAGAGCTCGGTTGTATGGGGAATGACTTCACAAGTTGGCAGTGATCATGCTAATAGATCAGCCTTGGAATAACAGCATGATTCACTTGCAGCATCTCCAGGATTTTGTCCTCCATATAGTTCTTACATGACATGATCTGCAAAGTTGCAAGCACGGGAAAAATTTAGGTCAATGAACTAAACATTCTTATATAGTATCTAGAAATGCGCATTAGGAAAAATAGGAAATCATTGCTACAAACGCTGGCCATAGGACTGCTCATTGCAATTTAAACATTGAAGCTTTAGGGTCAAGATTTTGGTTGGTTTTGCACACTGCTGCACCAGATTTGCTTGAACTTAATTAAATTGCCTATCTTTTTGTTAGGTATTTGGTTAATCTCAACAAAGAGAATCTTATGATGAAAAAACTCGTTTTGCGCTACTGTCTGCTGATCTCCATCTGCTAGCAGAATGGTTTACAAAAGGGAACACATCAATCCATTTACAGCTAAGGCAACTGACATAACAGCTCATAGCTCAACTTTCATCGTGAGCAAATCAGTAAAGCATCAAAATTCAAAGGGAATTCTGCAACTGGCAGGAAAATATATTTTGTGACAGATACCGAAGACCTGATTGAGAGCAAACAAGCATGCCCATCATCACGTAATACTGTTAACAAGGCACACTACTATCTCAACACATACTCTGCTATCTCGAATACAATTAGAAGCCAAGCCTGGGAAACCAGGCCATGACTTGATGCATATTTTAGTATGGTGATTTACATCTTATACAGGTAGTAACAAATATTAACAGAAAAACTTGAACAAAATGGTATGCATTTTGCAGACCAGAAGCAAAACATTATACCTCATATCTTAATGACCTTGGCAGCCCTGATGAGAGGGTTGGCGCGGGCAATCTCCTCGCGGCCCGCGGTTTTATAATCAAACGAGCAGTTGTGCGTCTCTGAATGCCGGTGACGCGGGCAGAAGAGCTTCTCGCACCGGCAACGGAAGCCGGTCAAACCAACCCTCTTGCGGCAGACATTGCAGCGGTTAACGAAGAGCACCGGCGACAGCGGCTCAGCTGCCATTGACATGGCCACCACCGCTTCGGCACCGGCGACGGCATCAGCATCAGCATCAGCATCAGCACGTTTCCTCTTCTTTGAAGGCTCTACGAGAAGAACTTCACAGGGCCTGGACGAGAATTGAGCTGGCGGTGGTTGGGGTGGCGATTGTGGAGGTTGTGGTTCTGGTGTTTGGGTTGCTGttggtggcggtggcgttgaggttGTGGTTGGGGAAGGAGGCGAAGGTGCGGTGGAGGAGGACGGCTTGAggatctcggcctcgtccttgTTGAGATCGCAGCTCTCCTGCGCCATTGGATTCGACACGGATAGACAAATCAGGCAAACGGAGAGAAACCCCGAGGTTGAAGGGTCAGATCAGGAGGAATTGAGCGTAGAAAGCGCACGAAATGGTGGATATCAGTGCAGGGAAGGAAAATAAAAAAGTCAGCAGATGAACGGGAAAGGAATGATATTGTCTGACCGAATCGGTGCAGGCCTAGGAAGAAGAATGAGATCTGGACAAGAACAGATCAGAGAATTCGGGTGGAGAAAAAACTGGAGCTTTTTGTCAGACCAGGTCGTAAACCGTGGAAATGGGTAGAGAATAGCGGAAGCTTCGCCAAGTGGGGAAATTCTCCGCTGCCGATGCGTGCGAGAGGCCGAATCCCATCAGCCGGAAGAAGGAACTACACACAGATCAGCAGGAACACCGGCGACAACCGACGGAGGAGGCGACGCAGTCTTGAGCTGAAACAAATTCGCGAAATTCTCCCTGACCGCCGCGTTGAGCTGACCGAGGACGCAAAATAGGAGTAGGAGAGTTTGCTGACCAGATCGATCGGGGCAGGCAGGAAGGAAGGCCAAAACCCCGCAGGAACGAGCCGTGCCGCGCCGGCGTGGATCGAGCTGACGCGGACAAAGCAGCCGTCCGGCCGGCCGGACAGACGGACGGAGCAAACAAGAGAGACGAAGCCGGGTGGCGCGGAGTCCCCGACGGCCGCTGGCCGAATTGGAAGAGATTCGGGGCGATCGGGCGGGCGCACCGGCGAATTGGGGAATTGGgaaagcggaggaggaagggaaAGGTGGGAGCTTTGGGTGGGGAGAGGCGACCTGGTGGTGGTGGCCTGCGCCTCTCTTGAGGCGCCCGAAGAGGCAGAGGGTGGAGCTAGTGGAGGGATGATTACGTTATATTTGATGTTTTTTGGTTGGCGATTGTGTGGTGTGCTGTGTGTGCGATGAAAGGTTGTCAAAAGTTGGAGGTTTATGTGTGGATTTTGGgtgtcacacacacacacacacacacacacacacacacacacacacacactaggatttccccttttcttttttggttCCTTTCTTTCTTGTTCGCCTCGAATTGACCATATAACATTTTCGTTAAGCCGCCGAGGAACATTTCTTTGGTTCGTTGGACTTTCTTGTCTGCTCGCTCGGCTATAGTGGCGCGATCCAAGTTGTTCGATTTTATTCGTTTGGTTCGTATTCTAGTTAGAAACTAGTAAgtgtgcacgtgcaacgcacgttctCTATCTAAACACAAACCCGAATGTGAAAGAATCAAACAATAAACATACACTGTGTTTGTATTTAGAACTACGTTTCAACCATGCATAACGGCAACAAGTAAACTCATATGAATAGAATGCTAGTTGCAAGGATAATTTCACAATCTCGTATGAATATCCTGCCCACTATTACAACAATAATTTCAGAACATGCTTTTGCATAGAACTAAACAGTTCAAGTATTACTCAAAAAATCGTGTCACCAAGCAAGAAACATGCCATATCATGAAAGCTTTGAATACTCCTATCTTGTGACTTCTCTCAAAGAACTATGTCACCGATCAAGAAACTTGCTCAATTTGACTCACTAAAAATGCTAGCAACTCCTATGGCAATCAACAAAGATAACTGAACAGTGTCCATTCTTCATTCAGTGGGCACTGTTCTTAATAAATGATGAAGTAAGGACTATGAAATATTCTTACAAATGGCTAACAAATAAACCCTAGGGGTAAGCAGTCAAGCAAGTTTCTGTCTTGTCCAGCCGCTCCTAATTCA from Lolium rigidum isolate FL_2022 chromosome 4, APGP_CSIRO_Lrig_0.1, whole genome shotgun sequence encodes the following:
- the LOC124649742 gene encoding zinc finger AN1 domain-containing stress-associated protein 15-like, with product MAQESCDLNKDEAEILKPSSSTAPSPPSPTTTSTPPPPTATQTPEPQPPQSPPQPPPAQFSSRPCEVLLVEPSKKRKRADADADADAVAGAEAVVAMSMAAEPLSPVLFVNRCNVCRKRVGLTGFRCRCEKLFCPRHRHSETHNCSFDYKTAGREEIARANPLIRAAKVIKI